GCCGCTTCGTTGGCCGCATTGGCAATCTCCGCGCCCGCGAAACCGGGTGTCTGCGAGGCCAGCGCCTTGAGGTTGACGTCGGGCGAGAGCGAGAGGTTCTTGGTATGCACCGCGAAGATGTCGGTACGTCCCTTCAGGTCGGGCCTGTCAACCACGATTTGCCGGTCAAAGCGGCCCGGTCTGAGCAGCGCCGAGTCGAGCACATCCGCGCGGTTGGTGGCGGCCATGAGGATCACGCCCTTGTCGGTGGCGAAGCCGTCCATTTCGACCAGAAGCTGGTTCAGGGTGTTTTCGCGTTCGTCGTTTGCGCCCATCATAAAGCCCTTGCCACGGCTGCGTCCGACTGCGTCGATTTCATCGATGAAGATGATGCAAGGCGCTTTTTCCTTGGCCGACTTGAACAGATCGCGCACGCGCGCCGCGCCAACGCCCACAAACATCTCGACGAAGTCCGAGCCGCTGATGCTGAAAAAAGGCACGTTGGCTTCGCCCGCAACCGCTTTGGCGAGCAGCGTCTTGCCGGTGCCGGGAGGACCGACCAGCAGCACGCCCTTGGGCAGCTTGCCGCCGAGCTTGGTATACTTTTTCGGATCCTTGAGGAAGTCGACCACCTCCATCACCTCGGCCTTCGCTTCGTCCAGTCCGGCAACATCCTTAAAGGTGATGCGGGTGTGCTCGTCGAGGTTTTCATAGAGCGCGGCCTTGTTCTTGCCGATGTTCATGAACTGCGAACCGGGGCCGCCCATTCTGCGGAACATGAAGAAATAGATGCCGATAAGAAGCCCGAAGGGCAGAAGCCATTGCAGCAGTTCATTGATCCAGCCGTTGCCCGGGATCGCTTCGTAATGGATACCTTTCGATTCAAGAAGCGGAATCAGCTGCTCGTCCCGCACGGGGTTGACCGTCACCTCGTTTTTTGATGAGTTTTTGCCTGGCATCTGGAACGCCGGCGGATTTTGCCCGAAGGGTTTGTTTGTCGCTGTTGAGAGGGAGTCCTCCTTGAGCTGGACGTAGATTTTTTCGGGAGCGAGTTTGACCGATTCGACCCTGTTCTGGTCGATCAGTTTGCGGAAGTCACTGTAGGCGATCTCGCGGGTTGAGCCTGACCAGAAAAAGGCGAGTTGAAAACCGATGATCAGCAGGATGACTGCTATGTAGTAGAATATCGAAAACCGGGGCTTGCGCGGCCCGTTATCCGGCTCGTTATTGTATGGATTGTTCAGCTTGAATGGGTTGTTTGCCATCGAGTGCGTTCATGATTAAAGATATTCATCGTGACATCGTTGCCGTTGCTCAGACTCTTCATTTGCAATGAGTTGGCAAGTCAGCAAAAATAATACACCATTTTATTTGACTCGCAAGATACATAACTCTGTTGGATTAATATATTCTTTCGACTAATAGTTTCTTGATCACCAGTGGCTGCGGCGCTCAGGGATGGGTGATCACTGTTCATTCATCGGGCGCCATCAGTTATATTAAAAAACGGCAGTGTGTGAACTGACCCGATAATTTTTCATGTTTTTGCCATCAGTTATGAGTTCAGCAAGAGATAAGGCGAACCGCCGGATAGCTTCGCTCCAGTCGATGCTTTGTGTCGGGCTCGACAGTGATCCTTCGAAGATCCCCACGCTCTTCCATTCGATGGAGCGCCCGGTGCTTGAGTTCAACCGGGCGATTATCCGCGCGACTGGCGAGCACGCGGCAGCCTATAAAGTCAATACAGCATTCTACGAATCGCGGGGGCTTGCCGGAATGCGCGATCTTGACGATACACTCCAAGCGCTTCCGCCGGAGTGTCTGAGCATCGCGGACGCCAAGCGGGCCGACATCGGAAACACCAGCCGGCACTACGCAAAGGCATTTTTCGAGACATGGCCGTTCGATGCCATCACGGTGGCGCCTTACATGGGGTTCGATTCGCTCGAACCGTTTTTCGAGTATGACGACAAACTTGTCTTTGTCTTGTGCCTCACCTCGAATCCTGGCTCTGCTGATTTCGAAGAGCGCATTCTCGACGATGGCCGTCCGCTCTACCGCGCCGTGCTCGACAGGGTTCGGAGCTGGCAGCGCAACGGAAATGCCGGAATCGTCGTCGGCGCAACCAAGGCCAGCTTGCTGCAAGAGCTTCGGCAGGAAGCGCCGGAGCTGTTTTTCCTGATTCCCGGTGTCGGTGCGCAGGGCGGGTCGATGCAGGAAGCTGTCAATCAGGGTGCCGATCCGGATCGCGGTGGCGCGGTGGTCAACGTGAGCCGGGCGCTCATTTTTCCGAAGGGCGACTTCCGGAGTATCTCGGAGTTCGAGGAGGCGGTGCGTCGCGAGGCGGCAAAGTTGCATGATGATATAAAAGAGGTACTGTAAATTTGTGCGCATATAGTATATTGGGAGCAGAATTCTTTTCATAATACGGTTTTTTTTGCCTCAAAAGGGTGCGGCTACCGGCAGGAAGCAGCGGTAACGTTTTACAAAAGATTGTTTATCTATGTGCGGAATCATTGGTTATATCGGCAGGCGCGAAGCTGCGCCTCTCTTGCTGAACGGTTTGAAACGGCTGGAGTATCGCGGTTATGACTCGGCAGGCATGGCCGTCCTGAACGGCTCGATGAAGATGCTCAAAAAGAAGGGGAGCGTCAGCAATCTTGAAGAGCTTCTGAATGTGTCGGGCACCGTCATGCTCGGCGCGACGGTCGGCATCGCCCACACCCGCTGGGCGACCCATGGCGATCCGAGCGACCGGAATGCTCATCCTCACATGAATGTTTCCGGCGATATCGCCCTGATCCACAACGGCATCATCGAAAACTATTCTGCCCTCAAGCAGGAGTTGATGGGCGAGGGCTATGTCTTTGAAAGTGATACCGATTCAGAGGTGCTCGTTCACCTGATTGACCGCATCTGGAAAAACGATTCGGCGCTCGGTCTTGAAGGTGCGGTGCGTCAGGCGCTCCGGCATGTCGAGGGCGCATATGGTATCTGCGTCGTCTCCTCGCGCGAGCCGGACAAGATCGTGGTGGCTCGCAAGGGCAGCCCTTTGGTGATCGGTCTCGGTGATGGCGAGTTCTTCATCGCTTCCGATGCGGCACCCATCGTCGAGCACACCAACAAGGTGGTTTATCTGTCGGACGGAGAGATGGCGGTTGTGACGCGCGACAGCTACACGGTCAAGACGATTGAAAATGTCGAGCAGCAAAAAAGGGTGACGGAGCTCGACTTCAGCCTTGAAAAGATCGAGAAGGGCGGGTTCGAGCACTTCATGCTCAAGGAGATTTTCGAGCAGCCCGAGGTGATGCGCGATGTCATGCGTGGCCGGGTGCGTGTCGAGGAGGGACGGGTGCATCTTGGTGGCATCCACGACTATCTCGACCGGCTGAAGCAGGCCAAGCGGATCATGATCTGCGCCTGTGGCACGAGCTGGCACGCCGGTCTGATCGGTGAGTATCTGATCGAGGAGTTTGCCCGGATTCCGGTAGAGGTCGATTACGCCTCGGAGTTCAGGTACCGCAACCCGATTGTCTCTTCCGACGATGTGGTGATCGTGATCTCCCAGTCGGGCGAAACCGCCGACACGCTGGCCGCACTCAGGCTGGCCAAGGAGAAGGGGGCCATGGTGATGGGAATCTGCAATGTGGTCGGTTCGACGATTCCGCGCGAGACGCTGTGCGGCATGTACACCCACGCTGGGCCTGAGGTGGGCGTGGCCTCGACCAAGGCGTTTACGGCGCAGGTGATAGTGCTCTTCATGCTCGCTATGGCGTTGAGCAAAGGGCGCACCATTTCGCAGGAGGAGATCAAGCTCAATCTGAGGGAGCTGGCTGAAGTGCCGGACAAGGTTGCATGGATTCTGGAGCAGAACGACGCGATCAAGGAGATTGCCGTCAAGCTCAAGGATGCACGCAACGCGCTTTATCTTGGCCGGGGATATAACTTCCCCGTTGCGCTCGAAGGCGCGCTGAAACTCAAGGAGATTTCCTACATCCATGCCGAGGGCTATCCAGCCGCCGAGATGAAGCACGGTCCGATCGCCCTGATTGACGAGGATATGCCGGTAATCGTTATTGCCACCCGTGACAATACCTATGCCAAGATTCTGAGCAACATCGAGGAGGTTCGTAGCCGCAAAGGAAGGGTGATCGCCATCGCCAGTGAAGGTGACCGGGAGATCGAGCGGCTGACGGAAGATGTGATCTACATCCCGCAGGCTTCCGCCGCAGTACTGCCGCTGCTGACGGTTATTCCGCTGCAACTGCTCTCTTATCACGTAGCAACGCTGCGCGGCTGTAACGTCGATCGTCCTCGCAACCTCGCCAAGTCGGTGACGGTGGAGTAGCGATTTTTTTCTCGATTCAGCTCCTTCCCTTTTGCTGCGTCAGACAGGCGAAAGGGGGGCTTTTTACCTTGATAGACCCTCCAAAAAAAGATAAAGAGCAGTTCGCCATGCTTTTTCGTTTTGCAGTCTGGTGACAAGCCTTCGGGGCGTAGCAGTTTACAGCAACAGAGGCTTTCGGGAATTATTTCTTCACCTCTTCCGGTTATCTGTCGAACAGTAACACCTACCTAATTCAAACCGCAGACTCATGGAAGGCCATATCGTTATCACGGGCGCTACCGGAGTGATTGGCAGCGAAGTTGCTCGCAGGCTTATCAAATCTGGCAGGGAGGTCGTTGTTTTTGCCCGATCTCCACAATCGGCAGCGGCAAAAGTCCCTGGTGCGGCGGATTATGTGCGCTGGGACTCGGATATGGCTCCGGATGGATGGAGCTCATCGATCGATGGCGCGTATGCGGTTATTCATCTTGCCGGTCGGCCGCTACTTGAAACCCGCTGGACCGAGGAGCACAAAGTGGCCTGCTACGACTCCCGCATCAAGGGCACCAGGGCGCTGGTGGCTGCGATGGCGTCAGCATCAGTCAAACCCAAAGTGTTCGTTTCTTCTTCGGCTATCGGCTACTATGGTTCGTTTGATCGGTGCGAAGAGACCGACCCATTGACGGAGAAGGCCGCGCCGGGCAAGGATTTTCTCGCTAAAATCTGTTTCGACTGGGAAAAGGAGGCTCGTCCGGCGGAAACGCTTGGCACGAGAGTTGTTCTCCTCAGAACCGGTATTGTGCTTTCCACCAAAGGGGGGATGTTGCAGAAGATGATGATCCCCTTCAGTTACTTTGTCGGCGGGCCGGTTGGCTCCGGCGATCAGTGCCTGTCATGGATTCATCTCGATGACGAGGTGTCGATCATTCTTCAAGCGCTCGATAATGCTGACTGGAGCGGCCCTGTTAATGCGGTTGCTCCTGAACCTGTCAGCATGAAAGCTTTTGCAGATTCGCTTGGTTTGGTGATGCATCGGCCATCCCTGTTTCCGGTGCCGAAGTTGGCGGTTCAGATACTTCTGGGAGAGGGTGCCGACTATGCCGTCAAGGGGCAGAAGGTTTCGCCGGAGTTTCTCAAAGAGCGCGACTTTCATTTCGCCTGGCCGTCGCTGAATGAAGCGCTTGCCGATCTTGTTTCAAGAGGGATTTGACCGGCAGCGTTTACCTCTGACCCCCGAAGGGGACCGCATCGGTGTCAAGGCCGACACGTGAAATATAAAAAGCGGGTCAGGCATTTTTTATAAGCCTGCCCGCCTGGAAAATCTTTTGCGTGAAGCAGTTGGTGCGCTCAGTATTGCTCTCTTCTGGGAGGACGCTGCTCGCGAGGCCTTGCCTCGTTCACTTTTATGGTGCGGCCTTTAAAGTCCTTGTCGTTCATGGCATCGATCGCTTCGCGAGCTTCACTTTCGTTCGGCATGTCAACGAACCCGAAGCCTTTGGAGCGACCAGAAAATTTGTCAGTGATGATGTTGGCGCTATGCACCTGCCCGAACTCGGAGAATTTGTCGCGCAGGTCTTCATCGGTAACGCTGTATGGCAGATTGCCAATGTAAATGTTCATTGTGGGACGGTAGAAACATGTGCTTCGATAAAAAAGAAACGCCACGAGATAACCAAAGCACCTGTTTTCTCGCAAGCGATCAGCCAACCACTGGCTAAATGATTTTATAATTTACCTCATTAAAAAATCGTTTTCAAAAAGAAAAACGTTTTCACCGGGCGATTCCACTGTGAAAATTCGTTCAGAAACGATTCTTTTTCGCCTTTCTATCTCGCTGTCTGCTGGTATTGTTGCCCGATGGTTAATCCCTCACGTTCATGCAGGAAAACTTCAAATATGTTGTTATAATCGCCATATTCTACCTGTTCGTAAGAAAATGGCTTAAAAATTTGCTTGTGCTTTAATATTTAATTATAATTCGCATTCTTTCATAAAAGATTTAGGTGTTTGAAATTTTTAAACAAGAAGGTTATGGCGAAAAAAATCAGTGCGGCGGTGATGCTGTTTTTTGCAGTGATGATGGCGCATGGCACCGTTTGGGCAGGCGAGCCGGTGAGCATCGATACCGGCACGACATCCTGGATGCTGACCTCCACGGCGCTCGTGTTGCTCATGGTGCCAGGGTTGGCGATGTTCTATGGCGGCCTGGTCAGGACGAAGAATGTTATCGGCACGATGATGCACAGCTTTGGCGCTATGGTCATCATTGGCGTCTTGTGGCCACTGGTCGGATACTCGCTCAGCTTTGGCCACGGTATTCTCGGCGGCCTGGTTGGATGGGATCCGAAATATTTCATGTTGCAGGGGATTGATGATACCATCATGGCGAGTCATATCCCTGAATATGTCTTTGCCATGTTCCAGGGCAAATTCGCCATCATCACTCCTGCGCTGATTGCTGGTGCTTTTGCCGAGCGGGTCAATTTCAAGGGGTATCTGTTGTTTATTGCCTTGTGGAGCATTTTCGTGTACAGCCCGATCTGCCACTGGGTCTGGGCTGGCGACGGTTTTCTGTTCAATCTCGGCGCGATGGGCGCTATCGATTTTGCTGGTGGCACGGTCGTGCACATCTCTTCCGGCGTGACCGGCCTTGTCGCGGCGCTCTTCCTTGGCTCGCGTCGCGGATATCCGAGCAACGTCACCTCGCCGAACAACCTGGTCATGACCCTCGTGGGTGCGGGCCTGCTCTGGGTGGGATGGTTCGGTTTCAATGCTGGCAGCGCCATCGCCAGCGATCTTGCCACGGCTCGCGCACTGACCGTGACCCAGGTTGCCGCGGCGTCGGGCGCATTCACCTGGCTCATCATCGAACTGGTGCATCACAATAAGGCAACCAGCCTTGGCGTGGCATCGGGTATTCTGGCTGGTCTGGTGGCGATCACCCCTGCCGCGGGCGTCGTGCAGCCATCGGGCGCGTTCGCGCTTGGCGCTATTGCCGCCATTGTCTGCTACCTCGGCCTCATGCTGAAGAGCAAGCTCGGCTACGATGACAGCCTCGATGCTTTCGGCGTGCACGGTGTTGGCGGTATTGTCGGCGCTCTCTGCCTGATTTTCTTCATTCGCCCGTCGTGGATGGCCGACGCCGCTGTCAAGGCTGGCGGAAGCTGGACGGTCTGGCAGCAGCTTGGCGTTCAGGCTACGGCTGTCGGGATTACGGTCGTCTATGCGGCAGTTGTTTCACTGGTGATCCTGTTCATCGTCGAGAAAACCATCGGCCTGCGTGCCAAAGAGAATGATGAAATGTCCGGTCTCGATCACAGTATGCACAGTGAACAGGGATATGGCCTTATCAATCCTAACTAATTACCAAAAATGAAACTGATAACCGCCATCATACAGCCCGACAGGCTCGACCATGTTCGCGAAGCGCTGATTCAGGCTGATATTACAAGGATTACCGTCAGCCGGGTCTCTGGTCACGGACGCCAGGAGGATATCGAATACTACCGCGGCCAGAAAATCGCGCCGAACCTGCTCCCGAAAGTTCGTCTCGATATCGCCGTTAATGACCAGTTTGTCAATGTTACCGTTGATACCATCGTTGCAGCCGCAAGGCACGAAAGTGGTGAGATCGGCGATGGCAAGATATTTATCACTCCTTTGGAGGAGTGCGTGAGGATCAGAACCAACGAACGAGGAGGTAGCGCTATCTGATTGATACCGCTTTTGTTATCTGTTCGCTAAGCGAAAAGAAAATGCCGCAAAGGAGAAATCCCTGCGGCGTTTTCTTTTCATACCGATTCTTTATTTCATCTGTTTCCAGCCGGGCGTGGTGGCGTCGAGCCAGCGCTCGGCATCCGGATCGCCACGCCGGGCGGCCTGCCTGAAATCATCGAAAGCGCCGGTGCTGTCACCGGTTTTGATTCGGGCGATGGCGCGATGAAAATAGGCTGCCGCCATTTTCTGGTCAAGATTTATTGCCTGGGTGAAGTCAGAAATGGCCTCGGCGTAATGACCGTTCATGTTTTTGACTACGCCGCGATTGTAGTAACCTGCTGCCTGGAACAAGGGGTCACCGAGTTCGATAACCATGGTGTAGTCGGTGATTGCTCTCTGGAACTGGTGCAGCTTTTGCCATATTGCGGCCCGCATCTGGTAGGCCATGACGTATCGGTTGTCATTATCTATAGCCTTGGAGTATAAGCGGATCGCCTCATTGAGATTGCCTGCACGGTGCATTGAAAGCGCTTCGTTGAAATAGCTTTCGGATGATTGTGCCGCACACGGGCCTCCAAGCAGGACGGTGGCTGCAGCAGCAAGTACGATAAATGTCGTAAAGCGCTTCATGGAGTCGTGGAACGGAGGTGTTTGGTTTCGTGCAGTTTTGCCGTGAACCGGAAGCTTTTGAATAAAAATACCGATCACGGTTCGAAAAAATAAACGGAAAGTCTGTACCTTACACAGTAAACAGGTCTGCTGACGGCATCTTTGTTCCCGCTCTTGCCAAGTGGTGGGGCGCATTGTCGGCCCACTCAATCCGAAATCAACAGGGCTTGCATGTTTCGCATCAGTCTTGAAGAATTCGAAGGCCCCCTCGACCTTCTGCTGTTTTTTATCAAGCGGGACGAGCTTGACATCTACAATATTCCGATTTCCAAAATCACTGGCGATTTTATCGCCTACATCCACGCCATGCGTCGGCTGAATCTGGAGGTTGCCGCCGAATTCATCTACATGGCGTCGATGCTCATGAGCATCAAGGCGCGAATGCTGCTTCCCCGCGCGGAACCCGTGGATGGCGAGGCCGACGAGTTCGACCCCCGAACCGAGCTGGTGCAGCGCCTGCTCGAATACAAGCGGATCAAGGAGGGCGCCTCGGAACTGGAGCTGATGGCGCTCGACCGGGAGCGGATGTTTCCGCGCGGCTACTTCGAGGAGCTGGAGCCTGCGGTGATCGACGAGATGGACGAGCCGGTCAACCGTCCGACCCTCTATCATCTCATGCTGGCATACCAGTCGGTGCTCGACAACATGCCGAAGGTGCGGACGCAGAATGTGACCGATGCGCCGGTGACGGTCGAAGAGCAGAGCGCCCTGATCATGGCGCGCCTCGGCGAGCGGCTGCAGGTCTCCTTCACCTCGCTGTTTCAGGAATTCCGGGAAGCGATCGTGATTGTCGTGACCTTTCTGGCCGTGCTCGAACTGTGCCGTAACCGGAAAATCTCCGTCATCGTCAAGGAGGGCGTCAACGATTTCTGGATTTCACAGAGAGACCATGCCGAATAACCTTTAAACTCCATAAGCCATGCCTGAAATCGCGCCGTTCAAGGGGATTGTTTACGGCCCCGATCTCTCCGGGGATGCAGCAAACCTGATTTGCCCGCCATACGACGCCATCCCGCCAGCTATGCAGCAGGAGCTGTATGCGCGTTCCGATTACAATGCCGTGCGGCTTGAGCTGCCGTCCGAGGCCGATCCCTACGCTGCTGCGTCGAGTCGCCTGCGCGAGTGGCTGGTTTCCGGCGTTCTCGCGCAGGACGGCGAGCCTGCGCTCTATCCCTGCTTCCAGACCTTTGAGGACGAGCATGGTGTGACCCGCACCCGAAAAGGAGTGTTTGTCGCGCTCAGGCTGTACGATTTCTCCGAGGGTGAGGTGCTGCCGCACGAGCGCACGCTGTCGGGACCGAAGGCCGACCGGCTGAAGATGTTCCGCGAGACAGGGGCGAATATCAGCAGCATTTTTGGCCTGTATGCTGATTCCTCCCGCCGGGCTGATGAAGCGATCAGCGAGTTCGCTGAACGGAACGCACCGTTGATCGACGCCACCCTCCAGGGCGTGCGCAACCGGCTGTGGCGCGTCGCCGATCCCGCGCTGATTTCCGTTGCGCAGTCGGTACTTGCAGAACAGAAAGTCTACATCGCCGATGGGCATCACCGCTACGAAACCGGCATCGCGTACCGGAACGAGCGGGCGGCCTCGAATCCCGGTCATACCGGTCGGGAGCCATATAATTATATCATGACCTACCTGTCGAACATTTACGACGATGGGCTCCTGATTCTGCCGATTCACCGTCTCGTGCACGGTATCGAGTCGTTCGATCCGGAAAGTTTCATCGCCCAGCTCGACCGCTGGTTCACCGTATGGGAGCTGCCCGGCAGAAGCGCTCTCGACGAGTTTCTCGAGACGGGCGATTCGGCAAAGGTTTTTGGCATCGTGCTGCCCGGCATGGTGCTCGGCATTTCGCTTGATCCGAAACCTTCCGAGGTGCTTTCGACGCCGGTGCCGGAAGCGTTGCAGAGCCTCGATGTGGTGGTGCTGCATGATCTGGTGCTCGGTCAGATTCTCGGCATTTCATCCGAGGCGATGGCGCGCCAGAGCAACCTCACCTACACGAGCAAAACGGCCGATGTGTTCGAGGCTGTGGTGTCGGGCAAGGCGCAGCTCGGCATTGTGCTTCGTTCCGTTCGGGTCGAGCAGGTGATCGATGTCTCTGTTTCGGGCGAGGCGATGCCGCAGAAGTCCACCTGGTTCTACCCGAAGGTGATGACCGGCATGGTGTTCCATTCACTGGAGACGGAGGCATGAGGGGAGAGTTTTTGTCGAGGTCGGCGGATGAAACGCGCGAATATGCCCGGAGGTTCGCTTCCGGGCTGAAACCTGGTGATACGGTGTGCCTGACCGGCCCGCTCGGCGCCGGAAAAACCGAGTTCATGCGTGGCATCACCGAGGCGTTTGGCTGCGAGGAACAGCTTTCCAGCCCGACCTTTTCGCTGATGAACATTTATGAAGGATTGTTGCGAGGCCAGCCTTTCGAGCTGCACCACTTTGATCTGTACCGGCTCGAATCGGAAAAGGAGCTTGATTCCGCCGGGTTCGACGACTATCTTTCCGGGCCTTTTCTGTCGGTGGTCGAATGGGGCGAACGGTTCGCTTCGCTCGACAGGCGCTACACCAGACGCGTGCAGTTGTTCATCGCCGGGGAGAGTCAGCGGAAAATTGTCATAACCTGAACGCGGCCTCATGAAGATTCTTGCCATTGAGTGTACTCACGGTTTCGCCAGCGCGGCGGCCAGCAACGGCGAGCGTATGGTCGAGCGCCGTCTTGCGGAGTGGCAGAAAACCGCCGAATCGCTGGTGCCGCTCGTCATGCAGGTTATGGACGAGGCGGGCTTGACGGCGGCTGAACTCGATGGCGTTGCAGTTTCATCCGGCCCCGGCTCCTTCACCGCGCTGCGCATCGGCCTCTCCGTGGCCAAGGGCATCGCCTTCGGTGCAGATTTGCCACTGGTGCCGGTGCCGACTTTGCTCGCCATGGCGGATGCCGCCGCGAAACACACCGCGACAAAGTATATTGTGCCAGTGATTCCGTCGAGGGCGGGCGAGTATTTCTATTCAATGTTCGCGCTGAAGGACGGGGCGCTTTCAGAGATCGAAAGTTCGCGTTGCCTCGTTTCCGAACTGCCCGAGCGGATTGCCGTCTTGACCGGCAGCCTCGTCATGGTCAGCCGCCCGGTTGACCTCCTTGCTGAACAGGCCCCTTCGCTCGCGCCATATCTTTTCGACGCATCCTTTTTCAGCGCGGCAACCCTTCTCTCCCATGCTTGTAAATCGCTTGCGGAAGGTGCCGCGGGAACGGCCACCGGAACGCTTCCCGATTACCGGCAGGCGTTTGTTCCTGCGCAGCGGCAGGGCTAAGCCGACGCGCTACCACCCGTTTTTGCCATGCCGGAACAGGTCGTTGCTGGCGGGTTACTGTTTTGTTTTATGGTTAGTTCAATAGCGCATTATTGCTATATTGACTGGTGGGAATGCTTCCCTGTTGAACGATTTTTTTTCATTAAAACGGTTATCTATGTCCCGTTCGGAACATGTGGCCTCTTCCGGCGTTGAAGCTCGTGAAGTGGCGATGAGTGAGTTGCTTGCCAGAAGAGTTGCGGAGTTGTCGCTTGAAAAGAAGGGTGAAGATGTCAAGATTCTGGATGTCCGCGGCCTGACGAGCGTGACCGATTTTTTTGTGATTATTACCGCCGACTCGGAGCGTAAAGCCAAGGCGGTAACCGATTATATTGTTGATGAGATCAAGGAAGAGGGTGAACGTCCGATGCACATCGAAGGTCTCGATACCCTGCGCTGGGTGCTGATCGACTATGTCGATGTGGTCGTGCACATCTTTCAGCCCGACGATCGCAAATTCTATGATCTCGAATCGCTCTGGTCCGATGCTCCGGTCACGGTCGTCACTGCTCCGGAGCCATCAGACGAGCAGGAGGAGCTGCAGGAAGGTTGACGGGCCACCTGCCGGGAACGCTCCGGAGCTTTACGTTTTTCAAGCTATTTTATACATTACGCCATTGTTTTTCAGGGTAAATCAAAGTCAGGGCATCGATTATGCAGCGCGAGAAAATATTGCCGATCAGTATTGAAGAGGAAATGCGGGATTCTTATCTCGACTATTCAATGTCGGTTATTGTCAGTCGAGCGCTTCCCGATGTCCGGGACGGTCTGAAGCCGGTGCATCGCCGCGTGCTTTACGGCATGCACGAGCTGGGTCTGCAGG
The nucleotide sequence above comes from Chlorobaculum tepidum TLS. Encoded proteins:
- the ftsH gene encoding ATP-dependent zinc metalloprotease FtsH; this encodes MANNPFKLNNPYNNEPDNGPRKPRFSIFYYIAVILLIIGFQLAFFWSGSTREIAYSDFRKLIDQNRVESVKLAPEKIYVQLKEDSLSTATNKPFGQNPPAFQMPGKNSSKNEVTVNPVRDEQLIPLLESKGIHYEAIPGNGWINELLQWLLPFGLLIGIYFFMFRRMGGPGSQFMNIGKNKAALYENLDEHTRITFKDVAGLDEAKAEVMEVVDFLKDPKKYTKLGGKLPKGVLLVGPPGTGKTLLAKAVAGEANVPFFSISGSDFVEMFVGVGAARVRDLFKSAKEKAPCIIFIDEIDAVGRSRGKGFMMGANDERENTLNQLLVEMDGFATDKGVILMAATNRADVLDSALLRPGRFDRQIVVDRPDLKGRTDIFAVHTKNLSLSPDVNLKALASQTPGFAGAEIANAANEAALLASRRGKQSIEMKDFEDAIERVIAGLEKKNKVINPREKEIVAYHESGHAIVSWLMPENDPVQKISIVPRGVSALGYTLNIPLEDRYLMTRSELIARICGLLGGRVAEEIIFGEISTGAQNDLERVTEIAYNMVIVYGMSEKVGYLSFLESNNPYYGGPGIDKKYGDETARLIDNEVKEIVEAARKQVHQMLSDNRDKLEMLAKELLSKEIVQYCRIEEILGKRPAGKFSEHLAHDCQNGVDMAMSQLHTEPEEAASPAVSAQQETATDPERKELEEAVERLRQSRNLSSN
- a CDS encoding TIGR01777 family oxidoreductase — translated: MEGHIVITGATGVIGSEVARRLIKSGREVVVFARSPQSAAAKVPGAADYVRWDSDMAPDGWSSSIDGAYAVIHLAGRPLLETRWTEEHKVACYDSRIKGTRALVAAMASASVKPKVFVSSSAIGYYGSFDRCEETDPLTEKAAPGKDFLAKICFDWEKEARPAETLGTRVVLLRTGIVLSTKGGMLQKMMIPFSYFVGGPVGSGDQCLSWIHLDDEVSIILQALDNADWSGPVNAVAPEPVSMKAFADSLGLVMHRPSLFPVPKLAVQILLGEGADYAVKGQKVSPEFLKERDFHFAWPSLNEALADLVSRGI
- a CDS encoding RNA recognition motif domain-containing protein, which encodes MNIYIGNLPYSVTDEDLRDKFSEFGQVHSANIITDKFSGRSKGFGFVDMPNESEAREAIDAMNDKDFKGRTIKVNEARPREQRPPRREQY
- the glmS gene encoding glutamine--fructose-6-phosphate transaminase (isomerizing); this translates as MCGIIGYIGRREAAPLLLNGLKRLEYRGYDSAGMAVLNGSMKMLKKKGSVSNLEELLNVSGTVMLGATVGIAHTRWATHGDPSDRNAHPHMNVSGDIALIHNGIIENYSALKQELMGEGYVFESDTDSEVLVHLIDRIWKNDSALGLEGAVRQALRHVEGAYGICVVSSREPDKIVVARKGSPLVIGLGDGEFFIASDAAPIVEHTNKVVYLSDGEMAVVTRDSYTVKTIENVEQQKRVTELDFSLEKIEKGGFEHFMLKEIFEQPEVMRDVMRGRVRVEEGRVHLGGIHDYLDRLKQAKRIMICACGTSWHAGLIGEYLIEEFARIPVEVDYASEFRYRNPIVSSDDVVIVISQSGETADTLAALRLAKEKGAMVMGICNVVGSTIPRETLCGMYTHAGPEVGVASTKAFTAQVIVLFMLAMALSKGRTISQEEIKLNLRELAEVPDKVAWILEQNDAIKEIAVKLKDARNALYLGRGYNFPVALEGALKLKEISYIHAEGYPAAEMKHGPIALIDEDMPVIVIATRDNTYAKILSNIEEVRSRKGRVIAIASEGDREIERLTEDVIYIPQASAAVLPLLTVIPLQLLSYHVATLRGCNVDRPRNLAKSVTVE
- a CDS encoding P-II family nitrogen regulator, yielding MKLITAIIQPDRLDHVREALIQADITRITVSRVSGHGRQEDIEYYRGQKIAPNLLPKVRLDIAVNDQFVNVTVDTIVAAARHESGEIGDGKIFITPLEECVRIRTNERGGSAI
- a CDS encoding ammonium transporter, producing MAKKISAAVMLFFAVMMAHGTVWAGEPVSIDTGTTSWMLTSTALVLLMVPGLAMFYGGLVRTKNVIGTMMHSFGAMVIIGVLWPLVGYSLSFGHGILGGLVGWDPKYFMLQGIDDTIMASHIPEYVFAMFQGKFAIITPALIAGAFAERVNFKGYLLFIALWSIFVYSPICHWVWAGDGFLFNLGAMGAIDFAGGTVVHISSGVTGLVAALFLGSRRGYPSNVTSPNNLVMTLVGAGLLWVGWFGFNAGSAIASDLATARALTVTQVAAASGAFTWLIIELVHHNKATSLGVASGILAGLVAITPAAGVVQPSGAFALGAIAAIVCYLGLMLKSKLGYDDSLDAFGVHGVGGIVGALCLIFFIRPSWMADAAVKAGGSWTVWQQLGVQATAVGITVVYAAVVSLVILFIVEKTIGLRAKENDEMSGLDHSMHSEQGYGLINPN
- the pyrF gene encoding orotidine-5'-phosphate decarboxylase, with the translated sequence MSSARDKANRRIASLQSMLCVGLDSDPSKIPTLFHSMERPVLEFNRAIIRATGEHAAAYKVNTAFYESRGLAGMRDLDDTLQALPPECLSIADAKRADIGNTSRHYAKAFFETWPFDAITVAPYMGFDSLEPFFEYDDKLVFVLCLTSNPGSADFEERILDDGRPLYRAVLDRVRSWQRNGNAGIVVGATKASLLQELRQEAPELFFLIPGVGAQGGSMQEAVNQGADPDRGGAVVNVSRALIFPKGDFRSISEFEEAVRREAAKLHDDIKEVL